The window CCCTTCTCAAACCCGCTCAAAAAGGCGGCCGATTCAAACTGGTTCACCTTGCAGCCCAGGGTCGACAGGGCGACTCTTTTTTTTCTTTTCTCACTCATCCAGACGCCTGATTACCCCTCCCCCGACAACCTCATCCCCATCATACAGCACGGCAAACTGACCGGGGGTCACCGCCCGCTGGGGTTCATTAAAATGGATCACCATATTCGGACCATCCGGTATAATTTCAGCCGGAACCGCCTGGTGTCGATAGCGAATCCGCACCTCATAGCCGGCGGGGAGATCCGGAGCTGTTCCCGAAATCCAGTTCATTTGAGAGACCTTTACCTGCCCACTGAAAAGATCAGCTTTCCGACCCACCACAACCTGATTGGTCTTTACATCAAGGGCAACGACGTAATAGGGGGTCGCATCAGGAATCCCGAGGCCGCGCCTCTGTCCGACGGTAAATCGATGAATGCCGCTGTGCTCACCGACCTCCTTCCCGTCCACGGTGACCACCTTTCCCGGAACGGCGACAACTTCCCCTGCTTCGATGAAATCCCCGACATTTGTCTCCTGCAGAAAGCAGACGTCCTGGCTCTCTTCACTTCTGGTGAATTCCAGGCCGAGTTTCCCGGCGCTTGCATACACCTCGTCCTTTCTTCTCTTGCCAAGGGGAAACCGGACCCTCGACAACTGCTCCTGATCGAGCAGGCACAAAAAATAGGACTGGTCCTTGGTCGGATCGAGCCCTTTCCGCAGATGGTATGTCCCGTCATCTCCGGCATCCACCCGGACATAATGGCCGGTCGCCAGCAGCTCATTGCCGGAGGCCAATGCGTGTTGCAGCAGAAGCCCGAACTTTACATGCCGGTTACAGATCACACACGGGTTCGGGGTCAGACCGGCACAATAGCTGGCGCGAAAATAGTCGAGCACTTTTGCCGAGAACTCTTCGTGCAGATCGACCACATCCACTTTTACCCCGATCTTTGCCGCGACCGCCCGGACCCTCGCCACCTGCCGGAGAATGTTCGGCTGGGCCAGCGACATGAAGATGCCCCGGACCTCATAGCCCTCCTCCTGCAGCAGGGCAGCGGTTACGGTGCTGTCCACCCCGCCGCTCATTGCGACCGCTATTTTCCCTTTGCTCATATTTTCTTCACGCCGACTTGCAAAACCCACCCCACGAAGAGTATGGTAGTCCCCTGTCCCGGGGAGAGCTAACCATACATTCAAAAAAACCAAAATGCCATGATGAAAAAACCTGAACTGCTGGCCCCGGCCGGCAACTTTGAAAAACTCCGCACCGCCATCCATTACGGCGCCGATGCGGTCTATCTGGGCGGCCAAAAGTACAGCCTGCGCGCCCATGCCACGAATTTCACCGACCAGGAAATCGCCCGGGGGGTTGCCTACGCCCACGAGCGGGGGGTGAAGGTCTACGTGACAGTCAACATCCTCGCCCATAACCGGGACCTCGACACCCTACCTGAATATCTGGAAACCCTGGCCCGGAACGGGGTCGACGGACTGATCGTTTCCGATCCCGGAATTTTGCGGATCGCAAAAAAACACGTACCGAGCCTTCCGGTCCATTTAAGCACCCAGGCCAATGTGACCAACCTGGAAAGCGCCCGCTTCTGGGAGGACCAGGGCGTCAAAAGGATCAACGCCGCCCGGGAACTCTCGCTGGCGGAGATCGTGAAAATCAGGGAGGCGACCGATCTCGAGGTTGAAGTCTTCGTCCACGGCGCCTTGTGCATCTCCTATTCGGGCCGCTGCCTCTTAAGCAGCTATCTCACCGGCCGCAGCGCCAACCAGGGCGACTGCGCCCACCCCTGCCGCTACAGCTACGCGCTGACCGAGGAAAAAAGGCCGGGGCAATACTTCCCGGTGGAGGAAGATGAACGGGGAACCTATATCTTCAACTCAAAGGACCTCTGCCTGTTGCAACGGCTGCCGGAACTGATGAAAAGCGGTGTCGACAGCTTGAAGATCGAAGGAAGGATGAAATCCGTCTACTATACCGGCGCGGTGGTCCGAACCTACCGGGCGGCACTGGACCACCTGGCTGACCTCTGGCCGACAGTGGAAACCGGCGCCCTGCCAAAGCTTGAAGAAAGGTTCATGACCGAACTGCACAAAATCGGCTCCCGCGGCTATACCGAGAACTTTTTCGATGAGCCCCCTGGCCCGGGCGACATGCTCCATAACGAGCCGAGAATCACCCCCAGCCACGAACCGGCAGGGATCGTGCGCGTGGAAAACGACCGGGTCCGGATCGAGATCCGCTCTCCGCTTTTCCCGGGAGATTCCGTGGAATATCTTGGCAAAGGTCTTGAAAGCACGAGCCACATGGTCCACAAGATATTCAATGAGGACGGCGAAGAACTGGAAAAGGC is drawn from Pseudomonadota bacterium and contains these coding sequences:
- a CDS encoding U32 family peptidase, yielding MKKPELLAPAGNFEKLRTAIHYGADAVYLGGQKYSLRAHATNFTDQEIARGVAYAHERGVKVYVTVNILAHNRDLDTLPEYLETLARNGVDGLIVSDPGILRIAKKHVPSLPVHLSTQANVTNLESARFWEDQGVKRINAARELSLAEIVKIREATDLEVEVFVHGALCISYSGRCLLSSYLTGRSANQGDCAHPCRYSYALTEEKRPGQYFPVEEDERGTYIFNSKDLCLLQRLPELMKSGVDSLKIEGRMKSVYYTGAVVRTYRAALDHLADLWPTVETGALPKLEERFMTELHKIGSRGYTENFFDEPPGPGDMLHNEPRITPSHEPAGIVRVENDRVRIEIRSPLFPGDSVEYLGKGLESTSHMVHKIFNEDGEELEKANPGNLVTLEIGLTEVRWQDGALLRKKAGH
- the mnmA gene encoding tRNA 2-thiouridine(34) synthase MnmA codes for the protein MSKGKIAVAMSGGVDSTVTAALLQEEGYEVRGIFMSLAQPNILRQVARVRAVAAKIGVKVDVVDLHEEFSAKVLDYFRASYCAGLTPNPCVICNRHVKFGLLLQHALASGNELLATGHYVRVDAGDDGTYHLRKGLDPTKDQSYFLCLLDQEQLSRVRFPLGKRRKDEVYASAGKLGLEFTRSEESQDVCFLQETNVGDFIEAGEVVAVPGKVVTVDGKEVGEHSGIHRFTVGQRRGLGIPDATPYYVVALDVKTNQVVVGRKADLFSGQVKVSQMNWISGTAPDLPAGYEVRIRYRHQAVPAEIIPDGPNMVIHFNEPQRAVTPGQFAVLYDGDEVVGGGVIRRLDE